The sequence ACCCAGTTTCCTGGAGAAACGGTTTCTGTGTGACCTCCAAGGACTGCAAATTTGGCAACTCCATCTATGCCCTGACCTACGGCATTGGCTTTGGCTTCTGGGTCAACACCACCTGTTGCCAAGGCAACTGCCAGGAGCCCACCCCTCTTGGTATGCTGTCACCAGAAAGCAGTCAGATGGGTGGCCACAGAGGTGGTGGGTGACTCTGGAGGCAAAGTTGGGGAAGGAATGCAGGAAGGAACATCACTCAACCCCCATCCACAACCAGGCTGCCCTCAGGCACCCTGACCCCAGCTTGGGAGGAAATCCCATCAAGGTCATGACAATGTCAAGGTCGTGACAATATTAAGGTCGTGACAATGTGGTAGAGCCTAGGAGTGCACTGAGGGCTCCAGGAGGTCCTGAGTTTCCTTCTGACTGACCCTCATCCTCTTCTACACAGCAGCTCATCTGGCCTCACACACCCTGAGTGAGATCTTGTGTCCTACATGTCCTGGGAGCTCCTTGGAGCCCTGCAATTCCTCCTTCTACatgcagtgtcccagtggggaaaCTGAGTGTGTCCAGCTGGACCTGACGTCTGAAGAAGGTAATGGGGacagcacgtgtgtgtgtgtgtgtgtgtgtgtgtgtgtgtgtcaagaaGGTAATGGGGACAACATgcctgtctgtgtgtatgtgtgtgtgaagaagGTAATGGGgacagcatgtgtgtgtgtgtgtatgtgtgtgcacatgtgtgtatgcatgagtGAGCCTGAGCACGTTGGATTTGGACACTGGTGTGCTTGAGTTTGGAGTTTCCCCTCCATCCTTTACTCTGTGTAGCTCAAGGCAAGGGACTTTATcgctttgagcctcagttttctcttctggtAATTGGAGATGGTAGACACACACCTTGAAGGGCATTGTGAGGACAAAGTGAACTTATGAGGGAGGTGAAAGAGTAAAGGGCATGAGAACAGGACCCTagggccaggctgcctgggttcaaatcctgaatcCACCACCTATGAGCTGGGTGACCTTGACCAGATGActttgcctctctgtgcctcaatttctccatctgtaaaaggGGATAACTTGGTATGCAACAAGTTCCTTAAAAAACAGGGgagggccggacacggtggctcatgccggtaatcccagccctttgggaggccaaggtgggcagatcatgaggtcaggagattgaaaccatcctggctaacatggtgaaatcccatctttactaaaaatacaaaaaaattggcccagcatggtggcaggtgcctgtagccccagctacttgggaggctgaggcaggataatggcgtgaactcaggacgcggaacttgcagtgagctgagatcacaccactgcactccagcctgggcgacagagcgagactccatctcaaaaacaaaacaaaacaacgacaacaacaacaacagcaacaaaaaaaacaggggaggccgggcgtggtggctcacacctgtaatcccagcactttgggaggctgaggcgagcagatcatctgaggtcgtgagttcaagaccagcctgaccaacatggagaaaccccatctctactaaaaatacaaaattagccaggcgtggtggtgcatgcctgtaatcccagctacttgggaggctgaggcaggagaatcgcttgaacccgggaggcagaggtttggtgagtcgagatcgcaccactgtactccaacctgggcgacaggactctgtctcaaacaaacaaacaaacaacaacaacaaaaaacaggggAATAACAACAGTCGCTAAGTCCTAAGACTGTTGAGAGAATTGAATAAGATAATCCACTAAACTATATCAGTGCTGTCTGAAAGAAATGTAATGTAAGACGCgtgtgtaatttaaaatgttctgggccaggtgtggtggctcacacctgtaatcccaacactctagGCGgccaggatcgcttgagcctggaagtttgagaccagcctgggcaacagaggctgaccctatctctaccaaaaattgtcaaaataattagctgggcctggtggtacaacctgtagtcgcagctactcaggaggctggggtgggaggatcaccagagcccaggaggtcgaggctgcagtgagccatgactgtgccactgcactccagcatgggtgacagagaccctgtctcattaaaaaaaaaaaaaattaaaaaggaaacattgcaCACAAGTGAAAACACACCTGTAACATACGTGTAAGGTAGGAGTGACAATGAGAGAGACAGCGGTGACCAGCCTCCAGCTCAAGGAAAAGAACATTCCTGATGAGCTTTCACGAAGGACATGGACTCGAGGGGCTCGCGGACACTGAGTGTGCAAGGCACTCTGCCTGAGCGCGCCCCCACGTCCCCTCCTTGCACCCTGTCTCCGTCTCCGCAGGCGGCCGGAACGTGAGCGTACGCGGCTGCGGCTCCCGAGACCTGTGCAGCGCCCCGGACTGGACCCACGGGCTCTCGGTGCTCCCGAGACATCGGCTGTCCAGCCACTGCAGCCCCGGCCGCCGCGCCGTCCTAGAGTCCCACTGCCGCTCAGGCGCCGCGCCCGGCCTCCGCCTCACCCTGCCGGTTCTGGCGGTAGTCCTGGCGACCGCGACGCTGTCCTAAGGAATCCCGCCTGGACCACCCTGCCGTCCAGGGGACCCCCCTCCTCCTGCTTGTTCGGCACGTTGCTAGATGGTGCCCTGGCTCCCCTCTGCTGGGGCAATGCGCGGACCTGGAAGCTTCTGGTGAGGAACTCAGGAAGTAGGGGTGATCTTCCTCCCTCAGACTAGCGCTTCCCAAAGCCAGACCTTTTGCTCCAGACTCAGGGCTTACTCAAGGCTAAGTCCTCTTTCCTCCCACCAGGGCCCCAAAGGCCATGCCTCCATCAGCCTAGGGTGTGTCTTCCCCCCTCAGACTAAGGCCACTCACCCCCTGCTGAGATCAGACCTCTGCTtagctgggggggggggggcgctgTACCTCCCCCCTCTGATTAGCACTTTCCCCAAGGCCAAACCTCCTCTCTCAGAAGAGGGCTGTTCTTCCTCAGGTTAGAGACGTCAGGGACATCCCCATAGCTGCACATTCTTTCCTTTAGATCAGGGGGCCTCAAAGACTAAGCCTCCTTCTTCAAACGAGGGGGTCCCCAACATCCGGCTGCTCCCGGACACCAGGGATGTGTCTCTTCTCCCACACACTGACAAGCCACTTCTCCTCTTTCGTTCTCCCTCTTTGGGGTCTAGCAAAATCCTGGGCAGCCAAGGTGGGGCTTGAGGATCCAATACACCCACTTCCAAGGTTTTCAGGGCAGCCTCCTCCACCCCTACCGTGGGCCAAGACCCGGCAGGGGGCTTGGGTGGGGTGAAGAGCCCCTCTTCTGTGTGGGCTCAATCTCCCAGCTGTAACCAGATCTGAATGAATCACATGTCACAATGCCAAGTGGTCTGAGTTTCCTTTTTCTGACGTTTTAACCTCAAAGAGGGACCTGGTGTGGTCCTCTCTCCTCTGGGGCTAGAGGAGGTTAAGCCTCTTCAACTGGGGAACCTGGAGGGGACATACCGACAACAGTGTCTGGGAGCCAGGGTGGGCATAAGACCAAATGCTGCATCTAGAACTGAACTCAGAGGACTGAGCGGAGAGGTGACACTGGGGAGCTCACCATAGGCACAATGCCAGGAACCATTTGCTTTCTGCTGaaagtggctgggcgtggtggctcacgcctgtaattccagtgacCGGGGGCTGACAGTGGGAGAGAGGGCTACCTAAGAAACCACTCCAGGCCATGCACCAGACAGATTAGGTGGCATGGCTCTAGGGTGCTTGAAAGAGACCGCCCccgctgggcgcagtgactcacgcctcttatcccagcactttgggaggctgaggcgggcagattacttgaggtcaggagttttagaccagcctggctaacatgatgaaacccctgtctctattaaaaatacaaaaaattagcgggtcatggtggcgggtgcctgtgttcccagttactcaggaagctgaggcaggagaatcacttgaacctgggaggcggaggttgcagtgagctgagattgcaccactgcactccagcctgggcaacagagcgagactccgtctcaaaaacaaaaactgaaagtaaCAGAAAGCCCAGccaaaagaacagaaacaatTTATTTAACATTCATCTAACAAATCTTTATCAGTCACAAGCTATGCATCCTTTTGTAAGTGAGACACTGGTGATACAGACAAAATTCTCTGCTCTCATGGAGGTTGTGTTTTAGTGGAGGAgacacataataaataaatatcacctATTATACATCACACATCAGTGAGTACTAGGAAGGAATCATAGTGCAGGGAAGGAGAATGGGCAATGCTGCCAAAGAGATTTGATTTCATATATGGTGAGTAAGAGCCTCACTAAGGTGATGTTCAAGTAGAGACCTAAGTGAGGCAAGGGAGAAGACCATGCAGGTGtctgaggagggggaggggggaaagcAGAGGGAACTGCAAAGGCAAAGGCTCCAAGGCAGATGCAGTAAGAAACAGTTAATGTGGACCagacgcagtggttcacgcctgtaatcacagtgtgattttaggaggctgaggtaggaggattgcttaaggccgggagttcaagaccagtctgggcaatacagcaagagcccatctctacaaaacattgaaaagttagcctagcatggtggtggctacttgagagggtgagggaggaggatcacttgaggccagaagttcaaggctgtagtgagctatgattgtgtcactgcactccagcctgggctacggagtgagaccctgtctcaaagaaaaaaaaaaaagagaaggagaaaaagggagaaaaaaggaaggaaggaaggggtggagggagggaggaagggaaagagaaagaaagaaatgaaagaaagaaagaaaggaagaagggagggaaaaagaaaggaagcaaggaaggaaggagggagggagggaagaagaaaggaaggaagggaggaagggaaagaaagaaaaaaagaaaaagaaaggaaggaagaaaggaaagaaaggaaggaaggaaagaaagagaaagaaagaaaaagaaagaaagaaaagaaagaaaggagggagggaagaagaaagaaaggaaggaaggagggagggagggaagaagaaaggaaggaaggaagggaaggagggaaagaaaaaggaaggaagaaaggaaaggaaggaaggaaggaaacaaagagaaagaaagaaaaagaaagaaagaaagatggagggagaaggaagggagggaggcaggagaaagaaagaagttaatgTTATACAAATGGAGGTAGAGTAGAGGCTATCCAGAGGTCAGTAATTCAGCGATTCAAAGGAAACATTGAGAAACTATCTTTCTCCTCTGCCGTCCTCTGCATGTTTCCATGATGATGGCCATAGCTGCAGCATCATGGCCTCGTACAACCATATCCAAAGCCAGAAGGGGGGACCTCTCATCCTTGTCTTTTCAGAAGCCCCATCCCCTAGCAGACTTCCCCTCATACCTCGTTGGCCAATATTGAGCCAGCCAATCCCTGGCAAGATGATAGACTTATCCTGATTGACTTCACCTAATCAAGATTCAGTCCCTGGGGTTGAGAAATGTTCCAGTCTCTCCTATGGATCATGGCTGCCCCAGAGTCTGGATAAATACAGGGTTtgagaagggggaaatgaaaaaaatatgggGTTTGAAAAGGGGGACATGGTGAAAATATGGGGTttgaaaaaggggaaaagaaaaagaagaaatggatcaATAAGGATCGGTCAGAAAGACAAGTTACCCTAGGCATTTCAACAGAAGGAATTTAATGCAGGGAGTTGGGAAGGGTTGGGAGAGCAAAAGGGAGAAGCAGGGGAGCTGGAGAGTAGAGAGGAAGAAATTGAGGGTTCAGTTACTGTGGCTGTATGACATATTTCCCCCCAAAACTTGGTGGCATAAAACAATTCAGGACTGTGAATCAGgatttgggggtggggtgtgatggttaatactgagtgtcaatttgattggattgaaggatgcaaagtattgatcctgggtgtgtttgtgagggtattgccaaaggagattaacattagCTTCTAATTTAAGATTACCAATTtcagtcgggcgcagtggcttatgcctgtaatcccagcactttgggaggctga comes from Macaca fascicularis isolate 582-1 chromosome 19, T2T-MFA8v1.1 and encodes:
- the LOC141409150 gene encoding uncharacterized protein; the protein is MLWLLSALVLLGALAAPAENGTLIEKVSCVAPGECQEGVYALTYGPHASLWVSTVCCENNCSSLPQQGGPQILKGCATPEVCNLHKNATLGPEDSGFHLTAKPECNYLTPPTQPDFGEGNPVSWRNGFCVTSKDCKFGNSIYALTYGIGFGFWVNTTCCQGNCQEPTPLAAHLASHTLSEILCPTCPGSSLEPCNSSFYMQCPSGETECVQLDLTSEEGGRNVSVRGCGSRDLCSAPDWTHGLSVLPRHRLSSHCSPGRRAVLESHCRSGAAPGLRLTLPVLAVVLATATLS